The segment CTATGCGCCCAAGGCAGATGTGACCCTGCTGGACGGCACCTTTGAGCAGTTCAAGGCATATGTGGACGCCCACGCTGACCAGAATCCCAGCTGCCTGTGCTTCACCGGCGAGGCAGAAAAGCTGGGTGTGCCCTGCGTGGAGTATGGCCGCGAAGGGGACGGTGCCGATCAGGCAAAGCACATTTTCCGCTCTCTGCGTGCGCTGGATGAGCAGGGGGATGCGGTGGTCTACGCCCGCTGTCCCAGAAAAGACGGCCTTTCCATGGCGGTGTACAACCGCCTGATCCGCGCTGCGGCTTTCCGGGTGATCAAGCTATGATCTGTTTGGGAATCACCGGCCGCAGCGGCTGCGGAAAATCTACGGTCACCTCGGTGTTTTCGGCCCACGGCGTGCCGCTGGCCGACGCCGACCAGATCAGCCGCGAAATTTTGCTGCCCGGCTCGCCGCTGCTGCCAAAGCTGGCGCGGCGGTTTGGCGCGGACATTTTAAAGCAGGATGGCACATTGAACCGCCGCCTGCTGGCCGACTGTGCTTTTGCCACCCCTGAGGGCAAAGCAGCGCTGGACAGCCTGACCCATCCGGAGATCGTCCACCGCATCCGTGCGGCAAAGCAGGCGGCACTGGATGCCGGAGCACCGCTGTTCGTGCTGGATGGTGCGGTCATCGTGGGGACTGCGGCACAGGCCGAGTGCGACCGCCTGTGCGTGGTCACGGCACCTTTTGAGACCAGTGTGGCCCGCATCGTGGCCCGGGACGGCATTTCGGCTGAAATGGCTGCCCGCCGCCTGAACGCACAGACGCCGGAAACCGTGCTCACCGCACAGGCAGACTATGTTCTGCGCAACGACGCAGACCTTGCACATCTGCAGGCTGCGGCTGAGGAGCTGTGCGGGAAGCTTCTGGCAGAAGGAGGTGCGGGAAAAGAGCTTTGAACGAACGATATAACGAACAAGATCCTGCACCGCAGTACGACCCGGAGGCGGCCCGCATCCGCCGCGCTCTCCGCGCCCAGAAGGCACGCCGCCGCAAAAAAATGCGCAGCCGCAGGCTGTTCCTGCTGGGCATGGCGCTGATCCTGCTGTTTGTGCTGGTGCCCAACTTGTGGGGCAGGGCAGAACGGCTTTTATACCCCCGTAAGTACGAAGCGCTGGTGGAGCGCTGGGCCGACACCTACGACCTTGACCCGCTTCTGGTGGATGCCTTCATCCGCACCGAAAGCGGCTTTGACCCGCAGGCCACCTCCACTGTGGATGCCCGGGGCCTGATGCAGATGACCGAGGAGACCTTTATCTGGCTGCGCAGCAAGATCGCACCGGACGAAGGGTTGCTCTTTGCAAATCTCTACGACCCGGAGACCAGCATCCGGTTCGGATGCTATTACCTGCACCTGTGCATGGAGCGCTACAACGGCGATGTTGCCACTGCCGCTGCTGCTTATCACAGCGGGTGGGGCACGGTGGATGCTCTTTTGCAGATGGAAGAGCACTCCGCAGACGGCGAAACGCTGCAGGGCTTCCCTTACAGCCAGATGAACCACTACGTAAAAAAGATCACTTTCTGCTATGCGGAATATCAGCGCATCTATGCAGGAAGCTGAGAGGAGATAAGGAAAATGAGCGAAAAACTTACCGCAAAGCAGGCTGCCGAACAGCTGCTTTATAAGCCAGAGTATGCTGCCGACAAGAACACCGGTGTCAAGAAGGAAGCCGCAGCCTTTGCCGAGGGCTACAAAGCGTTTCTGAACACCGCCAAAACCGAGCGCGAAGCGGCTGCCGTCAGCGAAAAAATGCTGCTGGAAGCCGGCTATGAGAAGTT is part of the Faecalibacterium sp. HTF-F genome and harbors:
- a CDS encoding lytic transglycosylase domain-containing protein, giving the protein MNERYNEQDPAPQYDPEAARIRRALRAQKARRRKKMRSRRLFLLGMALILLFVLVPNLWGRAERLLYPRKYEALVERWADTYDLDPLLVDAFIRTESGFDPQATSTVDARGLMQMTEETFIWLRSKIAPDEGLLFANLYDPETSIRFGCYYLHLCMERYNGDVATAAAAYHSGWGTVDALLQMEEHSADGETLQGFPYSQMNHYVKKITFCYAEYQRIYAGS
- the coaE gene encoding dephospho-CoA kinase (Dephospho-CoA kinase (CoaE) performs the final step in coenzyme A biosynthesis.), whose amino-acid sequence is MICLGITGRSGCGKSTVTSVFSAHGVPLADADQISREILLPGSPLLPKLARRFGADILKQDGTLNRRLLADCAFATPEGKAALDSLTHPEIVHRIRAAKQAALDAGAPLFVLDGAVIVGTAAQAECDRLCVVTAPFETSVARIVARDGISAEMAARRLNAQTPETVLTAQADYVLRNDADLAHLQAAAEELCGKLLAEGGAGKEL